A DNA window from Scylla paramamosain isolate STU-SP2022 chromosome 10, ASM3559412v1, whole genome shotgun sequence contains the following coding sequences:
- the LOC135104299 gene encoding tetratricopeptide repeat protein 39C-like isoform X1, producing the protein MCSAGGTSDTSGGGDGKGGAGNGGGGEEEVSGDARNGQSLGPEEYTRLARDGIQLMLNNRFTEAEELFRHHTQDNLHMAMGYCYLTFMNAVMSFEEEKVNHSMETLRSMERRCGGNDNGWLSSVRNIVLGPRNGQDQGDEPGAQLEQQVVLADCQVLLAILTFLQQEIGSYVKGGWVLRKAWKVYEHSYTKVKRMYRQTFGEAQDMPMTPGDDCPGSLQSSSDQLQSPGSWSVGSTGVPGPAQEEETSSSHTSVGLRLTLSKSVPNLKGFLNSNHKQNSKKPLPPDMVARLMASVSFGYGLFQLCTSLLPPSLLRLVNVLGLQGDRLAGLSALMFTRKSHDMRAPLATPYLFPRYSLTLLWYHTIVRPFFALDGSKVRAGVEAAHLLLQEAQQSYSQSALFLFFRGRVHRLQGDITTALVAYRGALQVSPQRELQLLALHEVAWCHLLQLNWVHAQGAFANLKRESRWSKSFYAYISAVCLGAAGREEECQQGLQEVPSLVRRTNHALEAFLLRRALKSKGTTVNKNYCLLRAYELLYLWNALSSCSTQHRLQMVEELQTMGQCDELEGLRHLLLAAILDTLANTEEAMDHFRLSVQHGLLNPDEMCVPAFALYELGLLLSSSEETSQEGKKCLEDVRDNYQGYDFENRLNVRVHAALRSLP; encoded by the exons ATGTGCTCAGCAGGTGGCACCAGTGacacaagtggaggaggagatgggaagggtGGAGCAGgaaatggtggaggaggagaggaggaggtttcTGGGGATGCAAGGAATGGACAGTCCCTAGGGCCTGAAGAGTACACCAGATTGGCACGAGATGGCATCCAGCTGATGCTGAACAACCGGTTCACAGAGGCGGAGGAGCTGTTCCGCCACCACACCCAGGACAACCTCCACATGGCCATGGGATACTGCTACCTTACTTTCATG AATGCTGTCATGTCCttcgaggaggagaaggtgaatcACAGCATGGAGACATTGCGCAGCATGGAGCGGAGGTGTGGCGGCAATGACAATGGTTGGCTCTCCTCCGTCAGAAATATTGTCTTGGGTCCCAGGAATGGCCAGGACCAG GGAGATGAGCCAGGAGCACAACTTGAGCAACAGGTTGTCTTGGCTGATTGCCAGGTGTTGCTGGCCATCCTTACCTTCCTGCAACAGGAAATTGGCTCCTACGTGAAGGGTGGGTGGGTTCTGCGAAAGGCCTGGAAGGTGTATGAACACTCCTACACGAAAGTCAAGAGGATGTACAGACAAACCTTTGGGGAAGCTCAGGATATGCCCA TGACACCTGGGGATGATTGTCCAGGATCACTGCAGTCCAGCTCTGATCAGCTGCAGAGCCCTGGGTCCTGGTCTGTGGGCTCCACTGGGGTGCCTGGCCCTGCCCAAGAGGAAGAGACCAGCTCTTCCCATACCTCAGTTGGCCTGCGCCTCACTCTCTCCAAGTCAGTGCCTAACCTGAAGGGATTCCTCAACTCCAACCACAAACAAAATTCAAAAAA GCCGCTGCCCCCGGATATGGTGGCTCGGCTCATGGCTTCTGTCAGCTTTGGGTACGGACTGTTCCAACTGTGTACCTCCctcttgcctccctctctcctgcggCTGGTCAATGTGCTGGGCCTGCAGGGGGATCGCTTGGCTGGCCTTTCTGCCCTCATGTTCACCCGAAAATCCCATGACATGCGTGCTCCCTTAGCTAC TCCGTACCTATTCCCTCGGTACAGTCTCACCTTGCTGTGGTATCATACTATTGTGCGGCCATTCTTTGCCTTGGATGGAAGTAAGGTGAGAGCGGGTGTGGAAGCAGCCCACCTCCTGCTCCAAGAGGCCCAGCAGAGCTACTCCCAGTctgctctcttccttttcttcagggGTCGAGTTCACAGGTTGCAG GGGGATATCACCACTGCCCTTGTGGCCTATCGTGGGGCCCTCCAGGTGTCCCCCCAGAGGGAGCTGCAGCTACTTGCCTTGCATGAGGTGGCCTGGTGTCACTTGCTGCAGCTTAACTGGGTCCATGCCCAAGGTGCCTTTGCCAATCTCAAGAGGGAGTCCCGGTGGTCCAAGAGTTTTTATGCCTACATCTCTGCTG TGTGTCTTGGAGCAGCAGGCCGGGAGGAGGAGTGCCAGCAAGGCCTGCAGGAGGTGCCCAGTCTGGTACGCCGCACCAACCATGCACTGGAGGCCTTCCTTCTGCGCCGTGCCCTCAAG TCTAAGGGTACCACTGTGAATAAAAACTACTGTCTCCTGCGTGCCTATGAGCTCCTCTACCTCTGGAAtgctctctcttcctgctcaACTCAACACCGCCTCCAAATGGTGGAAG AGCTGCAAACCATGGGCCAGTGTGATGAGCTGGAGGGTCTGCGACACCTATTGCTGGCAGCCATTCTGGACACACTGGCCAACACGGAGGAGGCCATGGACCACTTCAGACTCAGTGTGCAACATGGCCTCCTCAACCCTGATGAGATGTGTGTGCCTGCTTTTGCACTGTATGAGCTGGGTCTGCTACTGAGCAGCTCAGAAGAG acatcacaggaaggaaagaaatgtctGGAAGATGTGCGAGACAACTACCAGGGATATGACTTTGAGAATCGCCTTAATGTGAGAGTCCATGCAGCCCTCAGAAGTCTTCCCtag
- the LOC135104299 gene encoding tetratricopeptide repeat protein 39C-like isoform X2, whose amino-acid sequence MCSAGGTSDTSGGGDGKGGAGNGGGGEEEVSGDARNGQSLGPEEYTRLARDGIQLMLNNRFTEAEELFRHHTQDNLHMAMGYCYLTFMNAVMSFEEEKVNHSMETLRSMERRCGGNDNGWLSSVRNIVLGPRNGQDQGDEPGAQLEQQVVLADCQVLLAILTFLQQEIGSYVKGGWVLRKAWKVYEHSYTKVKRMYRQTFGEAQDMPMTPGDDCPGSLQSSSDQLQSPGSWSVGSTGVPGPAQEEETSSSHTSVGLRLTLSKSVPNLKGFLNSNHKQNSKKPLPPDMVARLMASVSFGYGLFQLCTSLLPPSLLRLVNVLGLQGDRLAGLSALMFTRKSHDMRAPLATLTLLWYHTIVRPFFALDGSKVRAGVEAAHLLLQEAQQSYSQSALFLFFRGRVHRLQGDITTALVAYRGALQVSPQRELQLLALHEVAWCHLLQLNWVHAQGAFANLKRESRWSKSFYAYISAVCLGAAGREEECQQGLQEVPSLVRRTNHALEAFLLRRALKSKGTTVNKNYCLLRAYELLYLWNALSSCSTQHRLQMVEELQTMGQCDELEGLRHLLLAAILDTLANTEEAMDHFRLSVQHGLLNPDEMCVPAFALYELGLLLSSSEETSQEGKKCLEDVRDNYQGYDFENRLNVRVHAALRSLP is encoded by the exons ATGTGCTCAGCAGGTGGCACCAGTGacacaagtggaggaggagatgggaagggtGGAGCAGgaaatggtggaggaggagaggaggaggtttcTGGGGATGCAAGGAATGGACAGTCCCTAGGGCCTGAAGAGTACACCAGATTGGCACGAGATGGCATCCAGCTGATGCTGAACAACCGGTTCACAGAGGCGGAGGAGCTGTTCCGCCACCACACCCAGGACAACCTCCACATGGCCATGGGATACTGCTACCTTACTTTCATG AATGCTGTCATGTCCttcgaggaggagaaggtgaatcACAGCATGGAGACATTGCGCAGCATGGAGCGGAGGTGTGGCGGCAATGACAATGGTTGGCTCTCCTCCGTCAGAAATATTGTCTTGGGTCCCAGGAATGGCCAGGACCAG GGAGATGAGCCAGGAGCACAACTTGAGCAACAGGTTGTCTTGGCTGATTGCCAGGTGTTGCTGGCCATCCTTACCTTCCTGCAACAGGAAATTGGCTCCTACGTGAAGGGTGGGTGGGTTCTGCGAAAGGCCTGGAAGGTGTATGAACACTCCTACACGAAAGTCAAGAGGATGTACAGACAAACCTTTGGGGAAGCTCAGGATATGCCCA TGACACCTGGGGATGATTGTCCAGGATCACTGCAGTCCAGCTCTGATCAGCTGCAGAGCCCTGGGTCCTGGTCTGTGGGCTCCACTGGGGTGCCTGGCCCTGCCCAAGAGGAAGAGACCAGCTCTTCCCATACCTCAGTTGGCCTGCGCCTCACTCTCTCCAAGTCAGTGCCTAACCTGAAGGGATTCCTCAACTCCAACCACAAACAAAATTCAAAAAA GCCGCTGCCCCCGGATATGGTGGCTCGGCTCATGGCTTCTGTCAGCTTTGGGTACGGACTGTTCCAACTGTGTACCTCCctcttgcctccctctctcctgcggCTGGTCAATGTGCTGGGCCTGCAGGGGGATCGCTTGGCTGGCCTTTCTGCCCTCATGTTCACCCGAAAATCCCATGACATGCGTGCTCCCTTAGCTAC TCTCACCTTGCTGTGGTATCATACTATTGTGCGGCCATTCTTTGCCTTGGATGGAAGTAAGGTGAGAGCGGGTGTGGAAGCAGCCCACCTCCTGCTCCAAGAGGCCCAGCAGAGCTACTCCCAGTctgctctcttccttttcttcagggGTCGAGTTCACAGGTTGCAG GGGGATATCACCACTGCCCTTGTGGCCTATCGTGGGGCCCTCCAGGTGTCCCCCCAGAGGGAGCTGCAGCTACTTGCCTTGCATGAGGTGGCCTGGTGTCACTTGCTGCAGCTTAACTGGGTCCATGCCCAAGGTGCCTTTGCCAATCTCAAGAGGGAGTCCCGGTGGTCCAAGAGTTTTTATGCCTACATCTCTGCTG TGTGTCTTGGAGCAGCAGGCCGGGAGGAGGAGTGCCAGCAAGGCCTGCAGGAGGTGCCCAGTCTGGTACGCCGCACCAACCATGCACTGGAGGCCTTCCTTCTGCGCCGTGCCCTCAAG TCTAAGGGTACCACTGTGAATAAAAACTACTGTCTCCTGCGTGCCTATGAGCTCCTCTACCTCTGGAAtgctctctcttcctgctcaACTCAACACCGCCTCCAAATGGTGGAAG AGCTGCAAACCATGGGCCAGTGTGATGAGCTGGAGGGTCTGCGACACCTATTGCTGGCAGCCATTCTGGACACACTGGCCAACACGGAGGAGGCCATGGACCACTTCAGACTCAGTGTGCAACATGGCCTCCTCAACCCTGATGAGATGTGTGTGCCTGCTTTTGCACTGTATGAGCTGGGTCTGCTACTGAGCAGCTCAGAAGAG acatcacaggaaggaaagaaatgtctGGAAGATGTGCGAGACAACTACCAGGGATATGACTTTGAGAATCGCCTTAATGTGAGAGTCCATGCAGCCCTCAGAAGTCTTCCCtag